Genomic segment of Pelmatolapia mariae isolate MD_Pm_ZW linkage group LG6, Pm_UMD_F_2, whole genome shotgun sequence:
AGACTGTACGCTGAAGATGGAAGATACTCCACGTATGGAACAATGGGTCCATAAATACGAAAACAGTATTTACACAGaaaaatgatccaaaacatgattttcatcaCAGGCCTGATGAACACTGATGCTTACAGGCAACATATCAGCGTATGAAACACATCAAAGACCTGCTTCATATGAAGCTAACACGGGTCTGATACTCGAGCGCGTCTAAGCTCAGAGACGGTTTACCTCGATGAGGTTCACCTCCACGGTGCCCGTCCCGTCTGTGTCCAGGTGCTGGAAGGTTcctgacaaacacacacggaGCAGCTCAGGACAAATAAAACGTTAAAACGTTTATTGTGCGCGTTCTCGCAGTCACATGATCAACCTACGGAACATGGCCTCCAGTTTGACGAGGCAGCAGGTGAAGTTGTCAAAGTCGATGATCTCGTTGTCGGCGTATCGAGCCACCAGCATCTGATGCAGCTTGTTGTTCAGTTTGAAGCCTGCGGACGCGACAGATCTCAGGTCAGTTTAATCCAACAGAGCACGCTCAGTAACAATGCAACACTCAGCACGAGTTACCGCCATTTTCCAGCGCCAGACGCATCTCGTAGGAGTTCATGCAGCCGGATTTATCCAGATCGAACTCTCTGAAGATTCCCTGAAAACATGAAACCAAACTGGTCATCGCAGGGCTCGATCGGATCGATCAGCAATCGGATCGAAGATTTTGTTACCCAAACATTTAAAACCCACAAAACCAGGACCTGATTGACCAGCACCGATAATCAATCGCTCAGACTTGCAGCCACTTCTTAAACTAATCAGACtggaagaaaaagaggaaagcgAACGAAGGGACCTGCGACTCGGTGCTCCGTCTCATGACAGATAAAGTTTTTATGTTTGAAATGAACTCGGTACCTTGGACCTGCGAGCTTCAGGTGTtcacactcaccagccacttccTGATCTTGTTCCAGAGGATCTGAAACTCCAGCAGCCCGAGGCGAGCGCTGCCATCTTTCTGAGATCGAGTCAAGGCCAACACGTCTTATTTCAGACATCAGTCATCAAGCTTTACCTGTCCTACTTGCTGAGCGGCGAGGATACGTCCATGAGGCTGACCATGGCTCTGCAGGACTCCATGCTGAAGCCGTCAGTCTGCAGGTCTCTGTCTGCAAACCAGACCACATCACAACCACATCAGAGCCAACCTCTCTGACCAATCAGAAGCCTCCATCTGATTGAGGAAGACTGAGGTGAGGAAGACTCACGTTTGGACACGACTCTGTTGAGGATGGTCCTGAGCTCCCGCACTGAGATCTCCATGTCCTACagggaggaaacaggaagtgaacgTCCTCGCTGTTTCTGCACGTTCAGTCCAAGAACGTTTTAATAAATGAACTCACGTCTCCAGACAGCTGAGCGAACATGGACCTGAAGGAGTCGTCGATGTCGCTCTCTGACACTTCCTCCTGCAGAGAAGAAGAGCAGGAAGGTCAAAGGCCAAAGACACAAAGTCATAAAGCAGCCAGTTTGGTTTGTTTACCTCTTCATCAAAGTTCGCCACCACGCCGTCGTCCATCTCCCTGCAGAGTCACACACTGTCACTGagaggtcttttattttgaaaagtaaaGGTGTCTAGATAGATCGTGGTGAACTCACTGGCTCTCAGACTGCTTCTCTGTGAATACCCGCAGGACAAAGTCCGCCTCCTTCGAGGGTTCAAAGGTCGACGGGACAATCAGGTACTCGCCGGGCGGCAGGCGGAACCTGCCGCTCACCTCTCGCAGGTTGATGAAGGTCTCTGAGCGAGCGCAAGAGGACTGACGCAGGAAGAAGTCCTTCTTCATGTGAACACTGGGACAGCCTCGGTGCTGGGGGACAGACCAACGCCGCCGCCGTTAGCGAGTTAAAAACAACGGAAAAGTGAAACGGACCGGAGCGACTCACCTGTTCAGGAATCTGTGAACGAGAACAAACAGAGGAAACGTCACCAACAGCAGAAATACAGCGTGATAACAACATCACctttctgacctctgacctcataGATGGCAAAGCCAATGGTGTGCATGTCCTGGCCTTGGCGGCGGTAGCGGCGGCGGTCTTTTTGCATCAGCGCCACCAAGAAGCTGCAGGCGGCTTCTTCATCTTCGGGGTCATCGTCCTCCTCTAGCAGGGAGATTTTATACTGCGGGTTGATCCAGAAGGTGTCTGCAGGAGAGCATCATGGGATATGTAGTTATAACTAAGAAGGCGCACACAGGTATCAGGTGTTCCTGACTGTGAGGTGTAGCGCGGGCTCTGTGCTGGGTCCTCCGCTTCTCTCTTTAGACGCTAAGATCAGGTCAGAAGTTCAGCTGAGCCCTGAAGATCATCATGTAGCATCTGCTCATCATCAACACGCCGAGCAGCGCTAATCGTTTGAGAAACTCTAAAATTTGGCCTCCAGATTAGAAAGATGCACAAAAACTTTCATGCTGATTGGGGACTCAGTAAAAATCTGATGGACTGACTTAGACTGTGTCGGGTCCAGGCCCGCTCGCTAACACGCCGCCCTGAAGGTACGCCAACAGTCAGACCCACCTGGGCTCACCTGGACTAACTAATTGTTAACCTTTCCTCGCCGTCGGTCCCCTGACCATGGTCAGGAGACTGGGGCGGGAAGGGTAGATGTACTCCCTTCACTTTTTGCAGAGTAGTGAGGCAGGCAGAAATTACCTGAGACACGCAGGAATACTGAAGAGACGAGGCTTCAGTGACGGTACTGCTCATTTTAATgcacactgcaaaggctgcagcCCGTTAGAACACTGCCGTCTCTATCAACTCCAAAACCTTCTTCATTCCGCTCTGCCGTCAGGTGCTTCGCCTACACGCATGCTCACACGTTACATAGACTCTTCACACGGAGCCCCCGTCACACACAATCCCTGCGACATACTCAGACCTCTTTTTCACCAACATGGTGCCGAGCCTCGGAGAACCAGCCTGCATTTCCTCAGCTTTGAGAACCAACTATGATATAGGATTACAGGTTGTCTGGCTGGGTCTGCCAATCACTGGTAGCCCCTCCCACAGTCGCTGACATCAGAGGTCCTGACTTGGTGGGCGTGCGTAGAACTGGTTCTAGTTTGAGCACGGCACCATGTTGGTATAAAAGAGGTGTATCTGCCCCCTCCGTCCTCACTGGGGTGGTTCCTGCAGCCCCCGGCGGTGCTCCCTCTCCTCCAGGTGCCCTCGTACGTGGCGGTGTTCCAGAAGCTGGTGGAGTCCTGGCTCAGAGCGTCTGGAGTCAGATTGCAGATCTCCAGCCGGGAGAACTGACGCAGGAACTCCTGGAAGGACATCCTGCACAGCGACAGTCGTTTGAACATCTTCGTCCTTACAAGACGCCACAGTCATCATCACAGAGCAAACATACCAGAACTCCCCGTCCTCCATCTTACACAGCATCTCGTCCTTCTCGGCCGAGTCGATGGCGTTCCACTCCGAGGAGCTGAAACACCAACAAACGTTAAACTCTCCGTGCTCTCCTCCTCCCGCTCAGCCGAGTCTGACAAACTGCAGCACTCACTTATCGCTCCACGCTCCGGTCCACTCCACCTGACCCCAGGGGTTCCTGATCCGGATCAGCAGCTCGCGCTGGCGCCGGTACTCCACCTACAGGAGGACAAACACCTGAGATCAAACGAGGAAATCTAAAACTGAGCGGTTCATCTGAGAAACAATGGTCAATGCTAACTTTATTGTCTCCAATGGGAAACTGATTTGCAAAGTGCAGCGTGCAGCAGGCATGAAAGACACTCGATGTCTCCTGGTCTAAAACtgattcaataaaactttataaaaAAGGGTCATCATTTTGGGCGCCGGTTTGGCTCGCTGGGATGAGCGGGCGACCGGCCTGGGTTCGAATCCGACCCGTGGTCCTTTGCCCTCTCTCTGCTTTCTGTCACTCTTCACTGTATCTATCAGACAGAGcccaaaaatgaatgaaatgccTGTTTAGCCTGTGTACTACAACAGCCATTAGTGTATAATATAGTAAAGAACCAGCTGACACACTGAGCTTTGTTAGTTAAAACATCTAAAATCCAACCAACAAGATAAACTTCCAGTTTAAACTGGATTTTAATCAGCTGCGAGATGTGGCTGGATGGTGTAAAAACCGAAGAAAAGTCAGTAAAAAGGAGCCGAGCGTGAGTTTCGGCCCCATCCAGGAAATGTAATAGAGTGACCACAGCATCATCAACGCCCCTACAACAAGCTGCAGAATCTACTTCCTACTTTTCATCATTTCATCACTAGAGCTGTTAAAGCGACCGGCCTACAATCATTTGGTGATCTGGACCCGTCTGCTGCTGAAGTGATCAAACACACTTTGGActgatttgagctttttttgGAAATCCACCAACAAATTTAGTCCTTTAACCCCAAAACACCCAAACCATCTTAATTGCCCctttggggataaataaagtctctctGATTCTGACCATGAAGCCAGTCACGTGTTACTGAACCTTCtgacaaataaaagaaataaatattcattttgCATGACTTTAATTTGGATCCTTTTTATTACATCCAACGTTTCACAGTTTGTTTCTTAAACAGTAACGTGGTGAAAAAATCACACTCTGCTGTTATTTAAACGTTTTTCAGGTCTCCCACTGTGCTGCCTTCAGGGAACGTGAGATTTCAGAGCACTGACACTGGAGGTGAGCTGACATGAATCTCAGGTAACGGTTTGTTACTTTTACCTTGCAGCTGAGCTCACCTGTCTGAGGCCTGTCACAGAGTAGGCGTGGCCTTTGACAAGCTTCTTAAAGGTGACCGCCTCCATGTCGAAGCTGTTGGTGATCTGAAGACAGAAGGTCGTTTGATCAGTGTGGACAAGCGCTCTGTTTTCACATCATCACATATAATTACGCCTGAAAAAcctgtgacatcacttcctgaaacagaaacaaacgCCTGCACTGATTTGCTGAAAGTCTGCGGgacattttgtgtgtttgactCCACGGAGACGTGACTGACGTCGATGGAGCAGCCGAGCAGCGAGCCTCTCTCTAACGCTTTGCTGATGATGCGATGAAGATCTTTGGGCGCCTTCTTCAGCTCGTACATCTCTGACACGCCTCCCGTAAAGTCCTCGAAGCCCTCAGTGGTGCTGCCGCCGGACAGCGCCTCGTATGACCCGTTCAGCCTGAGAAACAACAAGAGACACGCAGTAAACACAAAGTTCACCTGCAGATGCTGTGCAGGATCGCAGTGAAACCTGAGGCTGGAGATCGGCACCTGAAACCACAAACAAACACCTGCAAACATGAACACCTGTTTGTAGGTGGGCGGGTCTTACTTGGCGTAGGCCTTCTCCAGCAGGGCGCTCCAGAACTCGGTGCCTTCGGCCGAGTGGACGAACAGCAGCTCGCCATCTTTGACTGGCAGCCGGTCGTCGATCACCACGTCCACCCACTGCCCAAACTGCCAGAACTGCAGAGCAAGAAGGAGAatcagtcacctgtgacaggTGTGTCCTCATCCAGCATCAACCACCAGCCGCACTCAAACCACGTCCACAAAACACGTTTTACAGGTGAATGGGCGTGGCCTCGGTGCAGAAAGTCTCACCTGGAAGTGGAAGATACCGGCGTATTGGTGGCTGAAGCTCTGACCGTGAGGAACAACGCGATGCAGCAGCTGCTCGTTCAGCGTCAGCGAGCCAAtcgcagccagcagccagcaGTCACCTGCAGGAGCACACACAGGTGAGACAGGTGCACACCTGAGCCTCTTTTACAAGTTACCTGCTTCAGGGGTCCCAGGGCT
This window contains:
- the LOC134629643 gene encoding calpain-1 catalytic subunit-like, encoding MTDHVTHTRAHSHTNTHTHGDVAPPLPLGGARCCSSASSAASRARCRPHPGAGHGGAPHGCRMFTGVSERIQMDRARAAGLGSVQQAVRYLNQDFEALRQDCLQNRTPFEDPMFPAEPGSLGFKELAPFTAKTRGVEWKRPTELTRNPQFIVGGATRTDICQGALGDCWLLAAIGSLTLNEQLLHRVVPHGQSFSHQYAGIFHFQFWQFGQWVDVVIDDRLPVKDGELLFVHSAEGTEFWSALLEKAYAKLNGSYEALSGGSTTEGFEDFTGGVSEMYELKKAPKDLHRIISKALERGSLLGCSIDITNSFDMEAVTFKKLVKGHAYSVTGLRQVEYRRQRELLIRIRNPWGQVEWTGAWSDNSSEWNAIDSAEKDEMLCKMEDGEFWMSFQEFLRQFSRLEICNLTPDALSQDSTSFWNTATYEGTWRRGSTAGGCRNHPNTFWINPQYKISLLEEDDDPEDEEAACSFLVALMQKDRRRYRRQGQDMHTIGFAIYEIPEQHRGCPSVHMKKDFFLRQSSCARSETFINLREVSGRFRLPPGEYLIVPSTFEPSKEADFVLRVFTEKQSESQEMDDGVVANFDEEEEVSESDIDDSFRSMFAQLSGDDMEISVRELRTILNRVVSKHRDLQTDGFSMESCRAMVSLMDKDGSARLGLLEFQILWNKIRKWLGIFREFDLDKSGCMNSYEMRLALENGGFKLNNKLHQMLVARYADNEIIDFDNFTCCLVKLEAMFRTFQHLDTDGTGTVEVNLIEWLCMSMCG